Proteins from a single region of Paraburkholderia sp. ZP32-5:
- a CDS encoding isocitrate lyase/PEP mutase family protein, whose translation MSRVDAFRKLHDNVVPLRLPNAWDAGSARLIESLGAQAVATTSAGFAWALGYADGRQLPTDEVVGEVRRIMRVLKVPLTVDIENGYSDDPASVARFVMQLVDLGIAGINIEDGPDDPALLEAKLAAIRDALAKSGNDLYVNARCDVFLASLVDKPLQVDESIARGKRYVSAGADGLFLPALSEPHDIEKIVAAVRAPLNVMVVPGLADAQTLGRLGVRRLSAGGAITQLVFDQTRTLAKRFLHDGESEPLGNGMAYSEIQGLFANSGG comes from the coding sequence ATGTCGCGCGTCGACGCATTTCGCAAGCTACATGACAATGTCGTTCCACTTCGTTTGCCCAATGCGTGGGACGCGGGCAGTGCGCGCTTGATCGAATCGCTCGGCGCACAAGCGGTTGCGACGACGAGCGCGGGTTTCGCTTGGGCGCTCGGCTATGCTGACGGTCGCCAGTTGCCGACAGACGAAGTGGTCGGCGAGGTGCGCAGAATCATGCGCGTGCTGAAAGTGCCGCTTACCGTCGACATCGAGAATGGCTATTCCGACGATCCCGCGAGCGTCGCGCGCTTCGTCATGCAACTCGTCGATCTCGGCATCGCGGGCATCAACATCGAAGACGGCCCCGACGATCCTGCACTTCTCGAAGCGAAGCTCGCGGCGATCCGCGATGCGCTCGCGAAGTCGGGCAATGATCTATACGTGAATGCGCGCTGCGATGTATTTCTCGCGAGCCTCGTCGACAAACCACTGCAGGTCGACGAATCGATCGCGCGCGGCAAGCGCTATGTGTCGGCGGGCGCGGACGGGCTCTTTCTGCCGGCACTGTCGGAACCCCACGACATCGAGAAGATCGTCGCGGCAGTGCGTGCGCCGTTGAACGTGATGGTCGTGCCCGGTCTCGCCGATGCGCAAACGCTCGGCCGCCTCGGTGTACGCCGGCTGAGCGCGGGCGGCGCGATCACGCAACTCGTCTTTGATCAGACCAGAACGCTGGCGAAGCGCTTTCTGCATGACGGCGAATCGGAGCCGCTCGGCAACGGCATGGCGTATTCGGAAATTCAGGGATTGTTTGCGAATTCAGGCGGCTGA